The following are encoded together in the Sphingomonas insulae genome:
- the argJ gene encoding bifunctional glutamate N-acetyltransferase/amino-acid acetyltransferase ArgJ: MSTSISPLATPFPALPAIAGVVPHVARAHYKTWDRCDLTFVTLVEGTSVAGVLTQSRCPSPEVEWCRKALTLGTARALVVNAGNSNAFTGHRGRTAVEAIAARTAQHLGCQPSDVFVASTGVIGVPLPIDKAEAGLDAAYAATPCDWQAAAETIGTTDTYPKGATTTAIVDGRTVTLVGIIKGSGMIAPDMATMLGFVFTDAAVEPGFLQAALNAANRNTFSCITVDGDTSTSDTVLAFATGAAGNAPLSGPDSDGADAFAAALADLCAQLALLVVRDGEGATKLIEIAVTGAESDRSAHRIAMSIANSPLVKTAIAGEDANWGRVVMAVGKAGEPAERDRLSIRFGDTQVASEGLAVEGYDEAPVAAHLKGQQVEIGVDLGLGDGTATVWSCDLTHGYISINADYRS, encoded by the coding sequence ATGTCCACGTCCATCTCCCCCCTCGCCACCCCCTTTCCTGCTCTACCAGCCATTGCCGGGGTCGTGCCGCATGTCGCGCGCGCGCATTACAAGACATGGGATCGCTGCGACCTCACGTTCGTGACGCTCGTCGAGGGGACGTCGGTGGCCGGCGTACTGACGCAGAGCCGCTGCCCATCGCCGGAAGTCGAATGGTGCCGCAAGGCGCTGACCCTCGGCACGGCGCGGGCCCTGGTAGTGAACGCCGGCAATTCCAACGCGTTCACCGGCCATCGCGGCCGCACGGCGGTAGAGGCGATCGCAGCACGGACGGCGCAGCACCTCGGCTGCCAGCCGTCGGACGTGTTCGTCGCCTCGACCGGCGTGATCGGCGTACCGCTGCCGATCGACAAGGCGGAGGCCGGACTGGACGCCGCCTATGCCGCCACCCCCTGCGATTGGCAGGCGGCGGCCGAGACGATCGGCACTACCGATACCTATCCGAAGGGCGCGACGACGACGGCGATCGTCGATGGCCGCACCGTGACGCTGGTCGGTATCATCAAGGGATCGGGCATGATCGCGCCCGACATGGCGACGATGCTCGGCTTCGTCTTCACCGACGCTGCGGTCGAACCCGGCTTCCTGCAAGCCGCGCTGAACGCCGCCAACCGCAACACCTTTTCGTGCATCACCGTCGATGGCGACACGTCGACCAGCGATACGGTGCTCGCCTTCGCCACCGGGGCGGCGGGCAATGCACCGCTCTCCGGTCCGGACAGCGATGGTGCCGATGCGTTTGCCGCGGCGCTCGCCGACCTCTGCGCGCAACTCGCCTTGCTGGTGGTGCGCGATGGCGAAGGCGCGACCAAGCTGATCGAGATCGCGGTGACCGGCGCCGAGAGCGACCGCAGCGCGCATCGTATCGCCATGTCGATCGCCAATTCCCCGCTGGTGAAGACCGCGATCGCCGGCGAAGACGCCAATTGGGGCCGTGTCGTCATGGCGGTCGGCAAGGCCGGCGAACCGGCGGAGCGCGACCGGCTTTCTATCCGCTTCGGCGACACGCAGGTCGCCAGCGAGGGTCTGGCGGTCGAGGGCTATGACGAGGCACCGGTCGCCGCCCATCTGAAGGGGCAGCAGGTCGAGATCGGCGTCGACCTCGGCCTGGGCGATGGCACCGCGACGGTTTGGAGCTGCGACCTGACCCACGGCTATATCTCGATCAACGCCGATTACAGGAGCTAG
- the secA gene encoding preprotein translocase subunit SecA, with product MFGGIAKSLFGSSNDRYVKSLNPIVQKIAAFEPTLQALSDEQLAAQTTKFREQLARGAKLDDLLPEAFATVREAAVRVLGMRHFDVQMIGGIVLHRGEIAEMRTGEGKTLVATLATYLNALPGDGVHVITVNDYLAARDAEWMGQVYRFLGLNVGTIIPNLTDDQRRAAYNSDITYGTNNEFGFDYLRDNMKYERSSMTQRAFAMAIVDEVDSVLIDEARTPLIISGPTDDKSELYMSVDAIVKQLLPDDYEKDEKQKSIILTESGTERIERMLEVAGLLEGANLYDFENTQVVHHVNQSLRANMMFKADTDYIVKDGKVVIIDEFTGRMMDGRRWSDGLHQAVEAKEGVNIEPENQTMASITFQNYFRMYPKLSGMTGTAATEAAEFYDIYKMNVVTIPTNVGVKRVDEEDEFYKDTNDKFRAIAKKIREHAAQGQPVLVGTVSIEKSELLSEFLTQEGVEHKVLNARYHEMEAHIVAQAGRKSAVTIATNMAGRGTDIKLGGNLEFRMLDEHPEFDEGTPDYEAIAARIRDEIEIEKQEVLAAGGLFVLGTERHESRRIDNQLRGRSGRQGDPGLSRFYLSLDDDLLRIFGPDTLFAKMMRNNIEDGEAIGSKWLSKAIETAQKKVEARNYDVRKQVVEYDDVMNDQRKVIYEQRADIMDADAVGDVVTDMRAETVNVIVGGACPPNSYPEQWDIAGMKTGLAEVLNLDVPVDEWLKEDAIDPEIVEERVREAADAAIAAKATELEPETWTQVEKSILLQNLDHHWKEHLATLDALRQVVHLRAYAQKTPINEYKQEAFSLFQRMLDAIREDVTKTIAHAQFQLQAPPELPELPDFITTHFDPFTGEDNSNDIDAGTMGRITTQIPPMQMMQPEAPMGENPEHWEGRVNRNAPCPCGSGRKYKHCHGAVSA from the coding sequence ATGTTCGGCGGTATTGCCAAGTCCCTGTTCGGTTCGTCCAACGACCGCTACGTCAAGTCCCTCAACCCGATCGTCCAGAAGATCGCGGCCTTCGAACCGACGCTGCAGGCGCTGTCCGACGAGCAGCTTGCCGCACAGACCACGAAATTCCGCGAACAGCTGGCGCGTGGCGCCAAGCTTGACGATTTGTTGCCGGAGGCGTTCGCGACTGTGCGCGAGGCGGCGGTGCGGGTGCTCGGCATGCGCCATTTCGACGTGCAGATGATCGGCGGCATCGTCCTTCACCGCGGCGAGATCGCTGAAATGCGGACGGGCGAGGGCAAGACGCTGGTCGCGACGCTCGCCACGTACCTGAACGCGCTGCCCGGCGACGGCGTGCACGTCATCACCGTCAACGACTATCTCGCCGCGCGCGATGCGGAGTGGATGGGGCAGGTCTATCGTTTCCTCGGCCTGAACGTCGGCACGATCATCCCGAACCTGACCGACGACCAGCGCCGCGCCGCGTACAACAGCGACATCACCTACGGCACGAACAACGAGTTCGGCTTCGATTATCTGCGCGACAACATGAAGTACGAGCGTAGTTCGATGACCCAGCGCGCCTTTGCCATGGCCATCGTCGACGAGGTCGATTCGGTGCTGATCGACGAGGCGCGCACGCCGCTCATCATTTCCGGCCCGACCGACGACAAGTCGGAACTGTACATGAGCGTCGATGCGATCGTGAAGCAATTGCTGCCCGATGATTACGAGAAGGACGAGAAGCAGAAGTCGATCATCCTGACCGAATCCGGCACCGAGCGGATCGAACGGATGCTGGAGGTGGCCGGGCTGCTGGAGGGTGCCAACCTCTACGATTTCGAGAACACGCAGGTCGTCCACCACGTCAACCAGTCGCTGCGCGCGAACATGATGTTCAAGGCGGACACCGATTACATCGTCAAGGACGGCAAGGTCGTCATCATCGACGAATTCACCGGCCGCATGATGGACGGCCGCCGCTGGTCCGATGGCCTGCACCAGGCGGTCGAGGCGAAGGAGGGCGTGAATATCGAGCCCGAGAACCAGACGATGGCATCGATCACGTTCCAGAATTATTTCCGCATGTACCCCAAGCTGTCGGGCATGACCGGCACCGCGGCGACCGAAGCAGCGGAATTCTACGACATCTACAAGATGAACGTCGTCACCATTCCGACCAACGTCGGCGTCAAGCGCGTCGACGAGGAAGACGAATTCTACAAGGATACCAACGACAAGTTCCGCGCGATCGCCAAGAAGATCCGCGAACACGCTGCCCAGGGCCAGCCCGTGCTGGTCGGCACGGTGTCGATCGAGAAGTCCGAACTGCTCAGCGAATTCCTGACGCAGGAAGGCGTCGAGCATAAGGTCCTGAACGCGCGCTACCACGAGATGGAGGCGCACATCGTCGCGCAGGCGGGCCGCAAGTCGGCGGTGACGATCGCGACCAACATGGCGGGCCGCGGCACCGACATCAAACTGGGCGGCAACCTGGAGTTCCGCATGCTCGACGAGCATCCCGAATTTGACGAGGGCACGCCCGACTATGAAGCGATCGCCGCGCGTATTCGCGATGAGATCGAGATCGAAAAGCAGGAGGTGCTCGCCGCGGGCGGGCTGTTCGTGCTCGGCACCGAGCGGCATGAATCGCGCCGGATCGACAACCAGCTGCGCGGTCGTTCGGGCCGTCAGGGCGATCCCGGCCTGTCGCGCTTCTACCTCAGCCTGGATGACGACCTGTTGCGCATCTTCGGCCCTGACACGCTGTTCGCCAAGATGATGCGCAACAACATCGAGGATGGCGAGGCGATCGGCAGCAAGTGGCTGTCGAAGGCGATCGAGACGGCACAGAAAAAGGTCGAGGCGCGCAACTACGACGTGCGCAAGCAGGTCGTCGAATATGACGACGTCATGAACGACCAGCGCAAGGTGATCTACGAACAGCGCGCCGACATCATGGATGCCGATGCTGTGGGCGATGTCGTCACCGACATGCGCGCCGAGACGGTGAACGTCATCGTCGGTGGCGCCTGTCCGCCGAATTCCTATCCCGAACAATGGGACATCGCGGGCATGAAGACCGGCCTTGCCGAGGTGCTCAACCTCGACGTGCCGGTGGACGAATGGCTGAAGGAGGACGCGATCGATCCGGAGATCGTCGAGGAGCGTGTCCGCGAGGCGGCTGACGCGGCGATCGCGGCCAAGGCGACGGAACTGGAGCCGGAAACCTGGACGCAGGTCGAAAAGTCGATCTTGCTCCAGAACCTGGATCACCACTGGAAGGAGCATCTGGCGACGCTGGATGCGCTGCGTCAGGTCGTCCACCTGCGCGCCTACGCGCAGAAGACGCCGATCAACGAGTATAAGCAGGAGGCGTTCTCGCTGTTCCAGCGCATGCTCGATGCGATCCGCGAGGATGTGACCAAGACGATCGCGCATGCGCAATTCCAGCTGCAGGCGCCGCCGGAACTCCCGGAATTGCCAGACTTTATCACCACGCACTTCGATCCGTTCACGGGCGAGGACAATTCGAACGACATCGACGCCGGCACGATGGGCCGGATCACAACGCAGATCCCGCCGATGCAGATGATGCAGCCCGAGGCTCCGATGGGCGAGAATCCGGAGCATTGGGAAGGGCGGGTCAACCGTAACGCGCCATGTCCCTGCGGATCGGGCCGCAAATACAAGCATTGCCATGGCGCGGTAAGCGCCTGA
- the moaA gene encoding GTP 3',8-cyclase MoaA, protein MTSAPLPSDQPLVDRMVDPPLVDPQGRTIRYLRISVTDRCDLRCRYCMAEQMTFLPRAKLLSLDEIAIIAERFIARGVTKIRLSGGEPLVRRDVGDLMRRLGRHVGAGLDELTMTTNATRLGQHAQGMVDAGIRRINVSLDSLDADRFRYITRHGDLDQVLGGIAAAKAAGLAVKINMVALAGLNEAEIPAMLQWCIDEGHDLSLIETMPLGAIDEDRTDRFVPLTRVFEDLKARFPLTRDAHRTGGPARYWRVEGTTTRLGLISPLTANFCDGCNRVRLTTEGKLYLCLGHEDQVDLKGALRDGGIAGLDDAIDRGLLRKPARHDFKIEAGSAPAVSRHMSVTGG, encoded by the coding sequence ATGACCAGCGCACCCCTCCCATCCGATCAGCCGCTGGTCGACCGCATGGTCGATCCGCCGCTCGTCGACCCTCAGGGTCGAACCATCCGCTACCTGCGCATCTCGGTCACCGACCGGTGCGACTTGCGGTGCCGCTATTGCATGGCCGAACAGATGACGTTCCTGCCGCGCGCAAAGCTGCTCAGCCTGGACGAGATCGCGATCATCGCGGAACGCTTCATCGCGCGCGGCGTCACCAAGATCCGGTTGTCCGGCGGCGAACCGCTGGTGCGGCGCGACGTCGGCGATCTGATGCGGCGGCTCGGCAGGCACGTCGGCGCCGGCCTCGACGAACTGACCATGACGACCAACGCCACCCGTCTGGGCCAACACGCCCAGGGCATGGTCGATGCCGGTATCCGTCGCATCAACGTCAGCCTCGACAGTCTGGATGCCGACCGTTTCCGCTACATCACCCGCCATGGCGACCTCGACCAGGTCCTCGGCGGGATCGCCGCGGCCAAGGCGGCCGGGCTGGCGGTCAAGATCAACATGGTCGCGCTCGCCGGACTAAACGAAGCCGAAATTCCGGCGATGCTGCAATGGTGCATCGACGAGGGCCACGACCTGTCGCTGATCGAGACGATGCCGCTCGGCGCAATCGACGAGGATCGCACCGACCGGTTCGTCCCCCTCACCCGCGTGTTCGAAGACCTGAAGGCGCGGTTCCCCCTCACCCGCGACGCACATCGTACCGGCGGACCCGCGCGCTATTGGCGCGTCGAGGGTACGACGACCAGGCTCGGCCTCATCTCGCCGCTGACCGCCAATTTCTGCGATGGCTGCAACCGCGTGCGGCTGACGACGGAAGGCAAATTGTACCTGTGTCTCGGTCACGAGGATCAGGTCGATTTGAAGGGCGCGCTGCGGGACGGCGGCATCGCCGGACTGGACGATGCCATTGATCGCGGCCTGCTGCGAAAACCCGCACGCCACGATTTCAAGATCGAGGCGGGCTCGGCACCGGCGGTATCGCGTCACATGAGCGTCACCGGCGGATGA
- a CDS encoding inositol monophosphatase family protein — MYHRHHDAVVALMRDVAAQIVMPRFRNLAADEVEEKAADDMVTIADRESEAALTAGLAALDPAIRVIGEEAVAADAALVDGIDRGAAWIIDPIDGTNNYASGIATFGIMIALVNDGETQAGWILDPVRDRLCHATLGGGAWIDSERVFTRPSGAERPSAALATYFMTDEEKAALYRRAETAFTLSPMPRCAAEQYPRLVLGTNDIALFQKTLPWDHAPGSLFLREAGGVVRWPDGKDYRVGDQRRGMIAAASPDLWERAAKVLVPTIA, encoded by the coding sequence ATGTATCACCGGCACCATGACGCCGTCGTTGCGCTGATGCGCGACGTGGCGGCGCAGATCGTCATGCCCCGTTTCCGCAATCTCGCCGCCGACGAGGTGGAGGAAAAGGCCGCAGACGACATGGTGACGATCGCCGATCGCGAGAGCGAGGCAGCGCTGACCGCCGGACTTGCCGCGCTGGACCCCGCGATCCGCGTGATCGGGGAAGAAGCGGTGGCCGCCGATGCTGCGCTGGTCGACGGCATCGATCGCGGCGCGGCCTGGATCATCGATCCGATCGACGGCACCAACAATTATGCCAGTGGCATCGCGACGTTCGGCATCATGATCGCGCTGGTCAACGATGGCGAGACGCAGGCAGGGTGGATCCTCGATCCTGTCCGCGACCGCCTGTGCCATGCGACGCTGGGTGGAGGTGCATGGATCGACAGCGAACGGGTCTTCACGCGGCCCAGCGGCGCGGAACGGCCATCGGCGGCGCTCGCGACCTATTTCATGACGGATGAGGAAAAGGCCGCGCTGTACCGGCGCGCGGAGACCGCGTTCACGCTGTCGCCGATGCCACGCTGCGCCGCGGAGCAATATCCGCGGCTCGTGCTCGGCACGAACGACATCGCGCTCTTTCAGAAGACGCTGCCGTGGGATCACGCGCCGGGTTCGCTGTTCCTGCGCGAGGCGGGCGGCGTGGTGCGCTGGCCCGACGGTAAAGACTATCGCGTCGGCGACCAGCGCCGTGGCATGATCGCAGCCGCTTCGCCGGATTTATGGGAGCGCGCGGCCAAAGTACTTGTACCGACGATCGCATAA
- a CDS encoding NAD kinase, giving the protein MSQYERWALVASPTAPAQAAAAELADAADWVGPADADVIIALGGDGFMLQTLHGLLDRRGPTVPVFGMNLGTVGFMMNEWRHHGLGERLDRAKPFRVTPLTATITGMDGRVHHAPAINEVSLLRETRQTAKLEVSVNDRVVMPELACDGILVATPAGSTAYNLSAQGPILPLGSNMLALTPISPFRPRRWRGAILPEKARIALRVLDPAKRPVSAVADQREFRDIAEVAIGIDRARELTLLFDPEHALDDRITMEQFVA; this is encoded by the coding sequence ATGAGCCAGTATGAGCGGTGGGCGCTGGTCGCCTCGCCCACCGCGCCGGCGCAGGCCGCCGCCGCGGAGCTTGCCGACGCGGCCGACTGGGTCGGTCCGGCCGATGCGGATGTCATCATCGCGCTCGGCGGTGACGGTTTCATGCTCCAGACGCTGCACGGCCTGCTCGATCGCCGCGGGCCGACGGTGCCGGTATTCGGCATGAACCTCGGCACGGTCGGGTTCATGATGAACGAATGGCGGCACCATGGCCTGGGCGAGCGGCTCGACCGGGCGAAGCCGTTCCGGGTGACGCCCCTCACCGCGACGATCACCGGGATGGACGGCCGCGTGCACCATGCGCCCGCGATCAACGAAGTGTCGCTGCTGCGCGAAACGCGCCAGACCGCCAAGCTTGAAGTGTCGGTGAACGACCGGGTGGTCATGCCCGAACTGGCCTGCGACGGCATCCTGGTCGCGACGCCTGCGGGGTCCACCGCCTACAATCTGTCGGCGCAGGGGCCGATCCTGCCGCTGGGGTCGAACATGCTGGCGCTGACGCCGATCAGCCCGTTCCGCCCGCGGCGCTGGCGCGGCGCGATCCTGCCCGAAAAGGCGCGGATCGCCTTGCGCGTGCTGGACCCTGCCAAGCGGCCGGTGTCGGCCGTCGCCGACCAGCGCGAATTTCGCGACATCGCCGAAGTGGCGATCGGCATCGATCGCGCGCGCGAGCTGACGTTGCTGTTCGATCCGGAACACGCGCTCGACGACCGCATCACCATGGAGCAGTTCGTCGCCTGA
- a CDS encoding CC0125/CC1285 family lipoprotein: MMHLGRKAVVAALAASTLMVAGCATETTYRPATGQGFNRTGYSDRQVEPNRFLVSFAGNSVTSRDTVERYLLFRAAELTLQSGYDYFVMAQRDTDLQSRTYSTPGLGGGFGYGGFGGYWGPSWRYYGRGFGWRSWDPWGGGFGPWGNDFDIRTIDRYEATAEIVMRKGPIPRDNLRAFNARAVVDSIGPSVVLPK, translated from the coding sequence ATGATGCATCTAGGCCGCAAGGCTGTGGTCGCGGCGCTCGCCGCCTCCACCCTGATGGTCGCGGGCTGCGCGACCGAAACCACCTACCGCCCCGCCACCGGGCAGGGCTTCAACCGCACCGGCTACAGCGACCGTCAGGTCGAACCGAACCGCTTCCTGGTCAGTTTCGCCGGCAACAGCGTGACATCGCGCGACACCGTGGAACGCTACCTGCTGTTCCGCGCGGCAGAGCTGACGTTGCAGAGCGGCTATGATTATTTCGTCATGGCGCAGCGCGATACCGACCTGCAATCGCGCACCTATAGCACGCCCGGCCTGGGCGGCGGGTTCGGCTATGGCGGGTTCGGCGGATATTGGGGTCCGTCGTGGCGCTATTACGGCCGCGGGTTCGGCTGGCGCAGTTGGGACCCGTGGGGCGGCGGCTTCGGTCCCTGGGGCAACGATTTCGATATCCGCACCATCGACCGTTACGAAGCGACGGCCGAGATCGTGATGCGCAAGGGGCCGATCCCGCGCGACAACCTGCGCGCCTTCAACGCCCGCGCGGTCGTCGACAGCATCGGGCCGAGCGTGGTGCTTCCGAAGTAA
- the trxA gene encoding thioredoxin TrxA: MATKAITDASFDTDVLNADGPVLVDFWAEWCGPCKMIGPSLEELSEELGGQVTIAKLNIDENPDAPGRYGVRGIPTMILFKGGAPAATKVGAEPKGRLKAWLEGALA, from the coding sequence ATGGCTACCAAGGCAATCACCGACGCCAGCTTCGACACCGACGTGCTCAACGCCGATGGCCCCGTGCTGGTCGATTTCTGGGCGGAATGGTGCGGCCCGTGCAAGATGATCGGCCCCAGCCTGGAAGAGCTGTCCGAGGAACTGGGCGGGCAGGTGACGATCGCCAAGCTGAACATCGATGAAAATCCGGATGCGCCCGGCCGTTACGGCGTACGCGGCATCCCGACGATGATCCTGTTCAAGGGCGGCGCCCCCGCCGCGACCAAGGTCGGTGCCGAGCCCAAGGGCCGGTTGAAGGCCTGGCTGGAGGGCGCGCTCGCCTGA
- a CDS encoding secondary thiamine-phosphate synthase enzyme YjbQ produces the protein MRQAVRTMQVDTRRQGLLEITGQVHDWVREQGIAAGLLTIFCRHTSASLVIQENAAPAVRRDMEAYFDRLAPESAGYEHDDEGPDDMPAHLKTALTGVQLSIPVINGMAMLGTWQGIYLFEHRTSPHRRTLALHLIGE, from the coding sequence ATGCGACAGGCGGTCAGGACGATGCAGGTGGACACGCGACGGCAGGGGCTGCTCGAGATCACCGGGCAGGTGCACGATTGGGTCCGTGAACAGGGTATCGCCGCCGGGCTGCTCACCATCTTCTGCCGCCATACGTCGGCCTCGCTCGTGATCCAGGAAAATGCGGCGCCGGCCGTGCGCCGCGACATGGAGGCATATTTCGACCGCCTCGCGCCCGAGAGCGCCGGCTACGAGCATGATGACGAGGGGCCGGACGACATGCCCGCGCATCTCAAGACGGCGCTGACCGGCGTGCAGCTGTCCATCCCCGTCATCAACGGCATGGCGATGCTGGGAACGTGGCAGGGCATCTACCTGTTCGAACATCGGACCAGTCCGCATCGGCGCACCCTGGCGCTGCACCTGATCGGCGAATGA
- a CDS encoding energy transducer TonB — translation MIDEQRPARRTVLGSTPAAPAAGQSRLTGNGRGLMLVVLATIGASGVAVVVLGALAFGGAYTGVQREMARRFLAMQEEAKGLARVEHTEARRSAAISRVDSDSPAARVPIGDPARWIVADDYPVSALRANVEGVVSIAWTVGSDGLVTDCVATASSGHADLDRAACNAIARRGRYPAVEISAKPRVFERRVVWQIPD, via the coding sequence ATGATCGACGAACAGCGGCCGGCACGGCGAACCGTCCTGGGTTCCACCCCGGCCGCCCCGGCGGCTGGGCAATCCCGGCTGACCGGCAACGGTCGCGGCCTGATGCTGGTCGTGCTGGCGACGATCGGTGCTTCGGGCGTCGCCGTCGTCGTGCTCGGCGCGCTGGCGTTCGGCGGGGCCTACACCGGCGTACAGCGTGAGATGGCCCGACGTTTTCTGGCGATGCAGGAGGAGGCGAAGGGCCTCGCAAGGGTGGAGCACACCGAGGCGCGACGGTCGGCAGCCATCAGCCGGGTCGATTCGGACAGCCCCGCCGCCCGGGTGCCGATCGGCGATCCCGCGCGGTGGATCGTGGCCGACGATTACCCGGTATCCGCGCTTCGGGCGAATGTGGAAGGGGTGGTTTCGATCGCCTGGACGGTGGGTTCGGACGGGCTGGTGACCGATTGCGTCGCCACGGCGAGCAGCGGTCACGCTGATCTGGATCGTGCGGCCTGTAACGCGATCGCCCGCCGCGGTCGCTATCCCGCGGTCGAGATTTCCGCCAAGCCCAGGGTATTCGAACGGCGCGTCGTCTGGCAGATTCCCGACTGA